A single region of the Methanococcoides sp. AM1 genome encodes:
- a CDS encoding YegP family protein → MSKFEIYADKSGKYRFRLKAKNGEIIATGQGYSTKAACMNGIKSVKNNAMDAEIVEVETPSEEE, encoded by the coding sequence ATGTCAAAATTTGAGATATATGCCGATAAGAGTGGAAAGTACAGATTCAGACTCAAAGCAAAGAATGGCGAAATCATAGCAACAGGTCAGGGCTATTCAACTAAAGCAGCCTGCATGAATGGTATAAAATCTGTCAAGAACAATGCTATGGACGCCGAAATAGTTGAGGTCGAAACACCTTCTGAGGAAGAATAA
- a CDS encoding TldD/PmbA family protein has protein sequence MFELAERTLKIAEQLGADEAEVYVMHSRSITADIKKNTIESAKDRVSQGIGIRTVVNGAVGFASTNIVERIDEAAKVAVASAKIRESDPDWTSLPSNSKYPKVSGTFDKKIDELGLDECISLTGEMINGALSIPNINTTSGSFSTTISKQMIMNTNGVEVIDEGTGVSGFVDVITTEGDISTAYDFEVSRSLDIDMFNIGKNASDLAIRSQNGISVEPQKTNVILHPFAFSDILGNTFEPSLDADNVQKGRSSLIGKIDEEIATPELTVIDDGTLHAGIETSISDEEGTPSQRTEIIGKGVFRSYLYDNYTAGKDNTSSTGNGTRHSYASTPSVGTRNLIIDYPQSDVIAETEEGVFINTVIGAHTANAISGDFSVEARNAFTIKDGQIDKPIKSLMLSGNIFEMLNNITGAGTDVRKVGGTIAPPLRISNMSIVG, from the coding sequence ATGTTCGAACTTGCAGAAAGAACACTGAAAATAGCTGAACAGCTGGGTGCCGATGAAGCTGAAGTTTATGTCATGCACAGCCGATCCATAACTGCAGATATAAAGAAGAACACGATCGAATCTGCAAAAGACAGGGTCAGTCAGGGTATTGGAATTCGAACTGTTGTTAACGGAGCAGTCGGTTTTGCAAGCACAAATATCGTGGAACGTATCGATGAAGCTGCAAAAGTAGCTGTAGCTTCTGCAAAGATAAGAGAAAGCGATCCCGACTGGACATCACTGCCTTCAAATTCAAAATATCCGAAAGTCTCAGGAACCTTTGATAAAAAGATAGATGAACTTGGACTGGATGAGTGTATTTCCCTTACAGGTGAAATGATAAATGGTGCATTGTCAATACCAAACATCAACACGACCTCCGGGAGTTTTTCCACAACTATCAGCAAACAAATGATAATGAACACCAACGGTGTTGAGGTAATTGATGAAGGTACCGGAGTTTCCGGGTTCGTAGATGTTATTACAACAGAAGGAGATATCTCTACAGCCTATGACTTTGAAGTATCACGTTCCCTTGACATCGATATGTTCAATATAGGAAAAAATGCTTCAGACCTTGCTATCAGATCACAGAACGGCATATCAGTTGAACCGCAGAAAACGAATGTCATACTCCATCCATTTGCATTTTCTGACATCCTCGGAAATACTTTCGAACCATCCCTTGATGCAGATAATGTACAAAAGGGAAGGTCATCTCTAATAGGCAAGATCGACGAGGAAATTGCCACACCAGAACTTACAGTCATAGATGATGGCACCCTTCATGCTGGTATTGAAACATCCATCTCCGATGAAGAAGGAACCCCATCCCAGCGAACAGAGATCATCGGAAAAGGAGTTTTCAGGTCCTACCTATATGACAACTATACTGCAGGAAAGGATAACACCAGCAGTACAGGAAATGGTACACGCCACTCCTATGCATCCACACCTTCGGTGGGCACACGTAATCTGATCATAGATTATCCTCAAAGTGATGTGATAGCTGAAACTGAAGAAGGTGTCTTTATCAACACGGTAATAGGTGCCCATACTGCAAACGCCATTTCAGGAGACTTCTCAGTAGAAGCCAGGAACGCTTTCACAATAAAGGACGGCCAAATAGACAAACCTATTAAGTCCCTTATGCTTTCAGGAAATATCTTTGAAATGCTCAATAATATAACCGGTGCTGGAACCGATGTTCGCAAGGTTGGCGGAACAATTGCACCACCACTGAGAATATCCAATATGAGCATTGTGGGATAA
- a CDS encoding PGF-pre-PGF domain-containing protein, producing the protein MSVGNATAEAFENIDEKDVAVRYVLKDLEKSFTFRNEGIDITYINISTDLTVGDVKAIVESLKSTSSMISTPVEGKVYKNINIWVGDSKLKHRLITSDVGFRVNRTWLEDNGVSEQSVKLTIYRSGGWHILPTEKVGEDDEYIYYEAPTSGDLRTHFAVVEYVESEPVSLDTEEAVPEPGKEDPALSLEGDKGIVASESGWDNGSGPKMMFFALPVLMVLILVSASYVALAKDPQVKARDRNVDFPDDLQVTEGDVSETATPDQVGKVQSVAIKQKINALEDSGILSDVVQKNKK; encoded by the coding sequence TTGTCAGTAGGCAACGCCACGGCTGAAGCATTTGAGAACATAGATGAAAAAGATGTAGCAGTAAGATATGTGCTGAAAGACCTTGAAAAATCATTTACATTTAGGAATGAAGGTATTGATATCACTTATATCAACATCTCAACAGATCTGACTGTAGGGGATGTAAAGGCAATAGTGGAATCTCTCAAATCGACCTCTTCAATGATATCAACTCCTGTAGAAGGCAAAGTATACAAGAACATCAACATATGGGTTGGTGATAGTAAACTTAAACATAGACTGATAACTTCTGATGTGGGATTCAGAGTAAATCGTACCTGGCTTGAAGATAACGGTGTTTCCGAACAATCTGTAAAACTAACCATTTATCGCAGTGGTGGCTGGCATATTTTGCCCACAGAAAAGGTAGGTGAGGATGATGAGTACATCTACTATGAGGCACCTACCTCAGGTGATCTGCGTACACATTTTGCAGTAGTTGAATATGTCGAAAGTGAACCAGTTTCATTGGATACCGAAGAAGCTGTTCCTGAACCTGGAAAGGAGGATCCTGCATTATCTTTAGAAGGGGATAAAGGCATTGTTGCAAGTGAATCTGGATGGGATAATGGCTCGGGGCCAAAAATGATGTTCTTTGCATTACCTGTGCTGATGGTGCTTATATTGGTATCTGCTTCGTATGTTGCATTAGCAAAAGACCCTCAGGTTAAAGCAAGAGACAGGAATGTGGATTTTCCGGATGATCTGCAAGTTACAGAGGGTGATGTTTCTGAAACTGCAACTCCTGATCAGGTAGGTAAAGTTCAGTCGGTTGCTATCAAACAGAAGATCAACGCGCTGGAAGATTCTGGTATTCTCTCAGATGTTGTTCAGAAGAACAAAAAATAA
- the lonB gene encoding ATP-dependent protease LonB: MDNEMTANEEAELFGEDFNTTNSIDVPELLIDQVIGQDHAVEVVKKAASQRRHVMMIGTPGTGKSMLAKAMAELLPKEELEDIMTYPNLEDNNNPKIREVPAGKGREIVLAHKMESRKKAQSRNMLMMFLVFGIVMYSFYVGQLLWGIIAAIMILMLTRQFMPKEELMIPKLIVSNYQKDHAPYIDATGTHAGALLGDVRHDPFQSGGLETPSHDRVESGDIHKSHKGVLFIDEINTLKLESQQSLLTALQEKEYAITGQSERSSGALVKTEPVPCDFIMVAAGNLDAVEKMHPALRSRIKGYGYEVFMRDSMEDTLENRKTLVRFVAQEVVRDGHIPPFDKDAVNEVIREARRRAGRKGHLTLKFRDLGGLIRVAGDIAHSENAEITTATHVLAAKKIARSIEQQLADSYLERRKDYQLFTKIGAAVGRVNGLAVMGGDSGIVLPIMAEVTPTQSTGHGHVIATGMLKDIAKEAVQNVSAVIKNVTGEDMLNHDIHIQFIGTYEGVEGDSASISIATAVISAMENIPIDQTVAMTGSLSVRGDVLPIGGVTYKIEAAAQAGIKKVIIPKSNEADVLIEENYKEMVEIIPVTTIAEVIEHSLIGEDKAGIVEKLKKLTEMNVIKESEMEAVIGSDNV; the protein is encoded by the coding sequence ATGGACAACGAAATGACTGCTAATGAAGAAGCCGAACTTTTCGGTGAAGACTTTAACACTACAAATTCAATAGATGTACCTGAATTACTGATCGATCAGGTCATCGGGCAGGACCACGCCGTTGAAGTTGTAAAAAAAGCAGCTAGCCAAAGGCGTCATGTAATGATGATAGGTACACCAGGTACCGGAAAATCAATGCTCGCAAAGGCAATGGCTGAACTTTTGCCAAAGGAAGAACTTGAAGATATAATGACATACCCCAATCTTGAGGACAACAATAATCCGAAGATCAGGGAAGTACCTGCCGGCAAAGGCAGGGAGATCGTGTTAGCCCATAAAATGGAATCACGCAAGAAAGCCCAGTCACGTAATATGTTGATGATGTTCCTTGTCTTTGGTATTGTAATGTATTCCTTCTATGTAGGTCAGTTACTATGGGGTATCATTGCAGCTATCATGATACTTATGCTGACAAGACAGTTCATGCCAAAAGAAGAACTGATGATACCAAAGCTCATCGTTTCAAATTACCAGAAAGACCACGCACCATACATCGATGCAACAGGAACACACGCAGGTGCACTTCTTGGAGATGTCAGACACGACCCATTCCAGTCCGGTGGACTAGAAACACCTTCCCATGACAGGGTTGAGAGCGGAGATATTCACAAATCACACAAAGGTGTGCTTTTCATTGACGAGATCAACACCTTGAAACTTGAATCCCAGCAAAGCCTCCTCACAGCATTGCAAGAAAAGGAATATGCTATTACCGGCCAGTCCGAACGCAGTTCCGGTGCACTTGTAAAGACAGAGCCTGTACCATGTGATTTTATCATGGTGGCAGCAGGTAACCTCGATGCTGTGGAAAAGATGCATCCTGCATTACGCTCACGTATCAAGGGATATGGATACGAGGTCTTCATGAGAGATTCCATGGAAGATACTCTTGAGAACAGGAAGACACTTGTACGCTTTGTAGCACAGGAAGTTGTACGCGACGGACACATCCCTCCATTTGACAAAGATGCGGTAAATGAAGTGATCAGGGAAGCAAGAAGGAGAGCAGGCAGAAAAGGTCATCTTACCCTTAAGTTCCGTGACCTTGGAGGACTTATCAGGGTCGCTGGCGACATTGCTCATTCCGAGAACGCAGAGATCACAACTGCAACGCATGTTCTGGCAGCAAAGAAGATCGCACGTTCAATTGAACAGCAACTTGCAGACAGCTATCTGGAGAGGCGTAAGGACTATCAGCTCTTTACCAAAATAGGAGCAGCTGTTGGCAGGGTCAACGGACTTGCAGTCATGGGCGGAGATTCCGGTATTGTACTTCCGATCATGGCAGAAGTGACACCGACACAATCTACTGGCCATGGACACGTTATCGCCACTGGTATGCTGAAAGATATAGCAAAGGAAGCTGTGCAGAACGTTTCAGCGGTAATCAAGAACGTAACCGGGGAGGACATGCTCAATCACGATATTCATATCCAGTTCATTGGAACCTATGAAGGTGTTGAAGGTGACAGTGCATCAATATCAATTGCAACTGCTGTGATATCTGCAATGGAGAACATTCCTATCGACCAGACCGTTGCTATGACAGGTTCCCTTTCGGTCAGAGGAGACGTACTTCCGATCGGCGGTGTTACCTACAAGATAGAAGCTGCAGCACAGGCAGGCATCAAGAAGGTAATTATTCCAAAATCCAACGAAGCCGATGTCCTTATCGAGGAAAACTACAAGGAAATGGTCGAGATCATACCTGTAACAACAATTGCAGAGGTCATCGAGCACAGCCTTATAGGTGAAGATAAAGCAGGCATCGTTGAAAAGCTCAAGAAGCTGACCGAGATGAATGTCATAAAGGAATCCGAGATGGAAGCTGTCATAGGTAGCGACAATGTCTGA
- a CDS encoding TldD/PmbA family protein, producing MSEVCFYDARVIDGTSTSIVLDNGKIEEISVNYSRGCGVRALCGGSWGFTTAEGIFDINDAISSASELAQQMNNISPKEKVELKPMEEPVVKDLPVATIDPKDIPIEDKVQLLKDMDSHARIDGISSTSAVYSEASVKVQYINSEGIDCEYDLIRTGFAISAVASEGGAYQVGRESRFGVSGYELFEKNDAFALAESAGRTAVELLGAKPAKGGTLPVILDPELAGVFAHEAVGHASEADLVLEGSSILEGRIGEQIASPLVNIIDDPTIHEYGYYPFDSEGVRSSKTTIIKDGTLNSYLHSRETAAALGGEPGNCRAQGYSEPIVRMSNTYIDNGDSNFDEMLEDVKDGMYLTGSRGGQVNTGEGIFQFNAEKGYLIENGEVTTLLRDVSLSGKTLEILNNVTLVGNDLKMHSGRCGKGGQLAPVSDGSPHISISKALVGGA from the coding sequence ATGTCTGAAGTTTGTTTTTACGATGCCAGGGTGATCGACGGTACATCTACCTCGATCGTCCTTGATAATGGCAAGATAGAAGAGATCTCGGTAAATTACAGCAGAGGTTGCGGAGTTCGTGCATTATGCGGAGGCTCCTGGGGATTTACCACAGCAGAAGGGATCTTTGACATAAACGATGCCATAAGTTCAGCCTCAGAGCTTGCACAGCAGATGAACAACATCTCACCAAAAGAGAAAGTCGAGCTCAAGCCCATGGAAGAACCTGTGGTCAAAGACCTCCCGGTTGCAACCATTGATCCAAAGGACATTCCAATTGAAGATAAGGTCCAGTTATTGAAAGATATGGACAGTCATGCAAGGATAGATGGAATTAGCAGTACTTCTGCAGTTTATTCTGAAGCTTCTGTTAAAGTACAATACATCAATTCCGAAGGTATTGATTGTGAATACGATCTTATAAGGACAGGATTCGCCATCAGTGCTGTGGCCAGCGAAGGCGGAGCCTACCAGGTAGGCAGGGAAAGTCGTTTCGGAGTTTCCGGCTATGAACTTTTTGAAAAGAACGATGCCTTTGCTCTTGCCGAATCCGCAGGAAGGACTGCTGTGGAACTACTTGGTGCAAAACCGGCAAAAGGCGGAACACTGCCCGTCATACTTGATCCGGAGCTTGCAGGCGTGTTCGCCCATGAAGCCGTAGGCCATGCATCTGAAGCAGACCTTGTACTTGAAGGAAGCTCCATACTCGAAGGACGTATCGGAGAACAGATCGCGTCACCGCTTGTTAACATAATCGATGATCCTACAATTCATGAATATGGGTACTACCCCTTTGATTCTGAAGGAGTAAGATCATCAAAGACCACCATTATAAAAGATGGGACCTTGAATTCATACCTGCATTCAAGGGAAACAGCAGCAGCTCTTGGCGGAGAGCCCGGTAATTGTCGTGCACAGGGATACTCTGAACCAATCGTAAGGATGAGCAATACATATATTGACAATGGCGATTCCAATTTTGACGAGATGCTGGAAGATGTCAAAGACGGCATGTACCTTACCGGCTCACGCGGCGGTCAGGTCAACACAGGTGAAGGAATATTCCAGTTCAACGCGGAAAAAGGTTATCTTATCGAGAATGGGGAAGTGACCACATTGCTTCGCGATGTATCCCTTTCCGGCAAAACACTTGAGATCCTTAATAATGTCACGCTGGTAGGAAACGACCTTAAGATGCATTCGGGAAGATGTGGTAAAGGCGGTCAGCTTGCTCCTGTCTCGGATGGTTCACCACATATTTCCATTTCAAAAGCATTGGTAGGAGGTGCCTGA
- a CDS encoding AIR carboxylase family protein, whose translation MVDISILMGSESDHAIANRVTKVLEETKYSFEVNVISAHRDPDKLEDHIANSDAKVYIAIAGLSAALPGVIASRTMKPVIGVPVSAKLGGLDALLSVVQMPPGVPVASVGIDNGANAAKLAIRILDLIE comes from the coding sequence ATGGTAGATATTTCAATATTAATGGGCTCAGAATCAGATCACGCAATTGCAAACCGTGTTACGAAAGTATTGGAAGAAACAAAATACTCCTTTGAAGTAAATGTTATCTCCGCACACAGAGACCCGGATAAACTTGAAGATCACATCGCAAATAGTGATGCAAAGGTTTACATTGCTATTGCAGGACTATCAGCCGCACTACCGGGAGTTATTGCTTCCAGGACAATGAAACCTGTGATAGGCGTACCTGTCAGTGCAAAACTTGGCGGACTTGACGCATTGCTCTCAGTTGTGCAGATGCCACCTGGAGTTCCTGTTGCCAGCGTTGGTATTGATAACGGTGCAAATGCTGCAAAACTTGCGATCAGGATCCTTGACCTTATTGAATGA
- a CDS encoding response regulator, translated as MAENGRTKILVVDDEPDNVELLTAYLSYDYDIVPAYSGREALHILENSQQSLPDLVLMDIMLKDGMDGVEAANHIHINYEIPLVYITAYADDTIMQRAKLTEPFGYILKPFEESELRTNIEIALYKHEMESKLKESQKWLTAILNNTGDAMIATDQDGYIKFMNPFAEALTGWKQDEVLGKPLKDIFYVESEDTGKAVEDPVEKVIREGMFYGLASQTLLVTKNNTRIPVDIIGSPIKGESEKLIGILISFCDISDRKRIENLIYKKGMDPEY; from the coding sequence ATGGCTGAGAATGGTAGAACCAAAATACTTGTAGTCGATGATGAACCTGATAATGTCGAATTGCTTACTGCATACCTATCATACGATTATGATATCGTTCCAGCATACAGTGGCAGGGAAGCCCTTCATATACTGGAGAATTCACAACAGAGTTTACCGGACCTTGTTTTGATGGATATAATGCTAAAGGATGGAATGGATGGTGTGGAAGCTGCAAACCATATTCATATCAACTACGAGATCCCTCTTGTCTATATCACTGCCTATGCAGACGACACCATTATGCAAAGGGCAAAGCTGACAGAACCTTTTGGTTACATACTAAAACCCTTCGAGGAAAGTGAACTTCGAACCAACATCGAAATTGCTCTTTACAAGCATGAGATGGAAAGCAAATTAAAAGAAAGCCAGAAGTGGCTTACTGCAATACTCAACAACACCGGCGATGCAATGATCGCCACGGACCAGGATGGTTACATAAAGTTCATGAACCCTTTTGCAGAAGCACTTACCGGCTGGAAGCAGGATGAGGTCCTTGGAAAGCCATTGAAGGACATCTTCTATGTCGAAAGTGAAGATACCGGTAAAGCCGTTGAGGACCCCGTTGAGAAGGTTATCAGGGAAGGCATGTTCTATGGTCTGGCAAGCCAGACACTTCTTGTAACAAAGAACAACACAAGGATTCCTGTCGATATTATAGGATCACCTATTAAAGGTGAGAGCGAAAAATTGATTGGCATTCTGATAAGCTTCTGTGATATTTCAGACAGGAAAAGGATAGAGAACCTTATCTACAAAAAAGGGATGGATCCGGAATATTGA
- a CDS encoding chorismate mutase, with translation MTAIDEVRSKIERIDNEIIKLIAERTDLADDVLESKRKEHRAINDNTQNHVVLDRAANIATEKNLDSGAVKEIFEILIRMSIARQHELSGEGNLP, from the coding sequence ATGACCGCAATAGATGAAGTTCGCAGTAAGATCGAGAGGATTGATAACGAGATCATAAAGTTGATCGCGGAACGTACCGATCTTGCAGATGATGTGTTAGAGAGCAAAAGGAAAGAACACAGGGCTATCAATGATAATACCCAAAACCATGTTGTTCTTGACAGGGCCGCTAACATTGCAACCGAAAAAAACCTTGATTCCGGCGCCGTAAAAGAAATATTTGAGATCCTTATCAGGATGAGCATTGCGCGCCAGCATGAACTTAGCGGGGAAGGAAACCTCCCCTGA
- a CDS encoding HAD-IC family P-type ATPase, whose protein sequence is MSGEIKWYRVPVDEVLTLLDTDEDGITAEEAQIRLSKYGFNEVEVKKKESSLHRFARQFASPLIYVLFAASLVTFILEEYADMAVILGVVLANAAIGFIQERKAENALESLAKMLVPETSILRDGQRMIIHSKELVAGDIVLLEAGNRIPADLRLMYVKNLRIDESMLTGESTAVEKNIDLIETKSLPLAEQKNIAFGGTLVTQGSGLGIVVATGSESEIGKISELISKTKKISTPLVRTIDQMAKTLAVVILGLAILTFIIGRLRGFDDLDIFFASVSLAVAAIPEGLPALITISLAFGIKRMASRNAIIRTMPAVESLGSATVICSDKTGTLTKNEMTVRNIYTLEGKFNVTGVGYTTQGDFELQGKRIEPFSHPALMETLKAGALCNDAYLREEGGIDGDPTEGALLVSASKAGKFYMQRVDSVPFESEERYMATLHQDEERNSWIYVKGSPEKLIELSSHQFNGKELEPIDPEKFLDAAEDMASEGLRVIATAYRKLEQGKDEIEDRDTKDLIFLGLQGMIDPPREEVKRSIFKCNNAGIRVIMITGDHILTGHTIARQLGIRTEGALSGSDIQGMADEELTEALKTVSVFARTSPEDKSRIVGLLKNQGEVVAVTGDGINDAPALENADIGVAMGKSGTEVAKDAADMVLADDNFASIVNAVEEGRNVYSKIQKVILWTLPTNAAEGLAVLAAVILGLKNPPLLPLHILWINTITALGLGVTITLEPMEKKLLNRPPRQPKEPLLLPVIKQRIVTVALLMVTATFLLYFFEIMQNGRDSNTAQTIALNTIVFFEIFYLFNCKSIYENVFRELFSNKFMLMGIALVLSLQVFITYNPTMNAILKTSPIDPMDWIVIGITASSVFFLIELEKYVKKKRKIS, encoded by the coding sequence ATGAGTGGGGAGATCAAATGGTACCGTGTGCCTGTAGATGAGGTTCTTACCTTACTGGACACGGACGAGGATGGTATTACTGCCGAAGAGGCACAAATTCGTCTTTCAAAGTATGGGTTCAATGAAGTTGAGGTAAAGAAGAAAGAAAGTTCCCTACATCGATTTGCAAGACAGTTTGCAAGCCCCCTCATCTATGTTCTTTTTGCCGCTTCACTTGTCACATTCATTCTTGAGGAATATGCGGATATGGCAGTCATTCTCGGAGTTGTACTCGCCAATGCTGCCATAGGTTTCATTCAGGAAAGAAAAGCTGAAAATGCACTTGAGTCACTTGCAAAGATGCTGGTTCCTGAAACAAGCATATTGAGAGACGGGCAGAGAATGATAATACACAGCAAGGAACTTGTTGCAGGCGATATCGTACTCCTTGAAGCAGGTAACAGGATCCCTGCCGACCTGCGACTGATGTACGTAAAGAACCTGCGCATAGATGAATCAATGCTTACCGGCGAATCCACAGCTGTGGAGAAGAATATCGATCTCATAGAGACAAAAAGCCTTCCACTTGCAGAACAGAAGAACATTGCATTTGGAGGCACGCTGGTAACACAGGGAAGCGGCCTTGGAATTGTGGTCGCTACAGGTTCTGAGAGTGAGATCGGAAAAATATCTGAACTGATAAGTAAAACAAAGAAGATCTCAACACCACTTGTCAGAACGATAGACCAGATGGCAAAAACACTTGCTGTTGTTATCCTCGGTCTGGCAATACTGACCTTTATTATCGGAAGGCTCAGGGGATTCGATGACCTGGACATCTTCTTTGCCTCTGTAAGTCTGGCAGTTGCAGCCATTCCGGAAGGCCTGCCTGCACTAATTACCATTTCCCTGGCATTCGGAATAAAAAGAATGGCTTCCCGAAATGCTATAATCCGGACCATGCCGGCAGTAGAAAGCCTTGGCTCGGCCACAGTCATTTGTTCTGACAAGACCGGTACTCTTACCAAGAACGAGATGACGGTAAGGAATATCTACACTTTAGAAGGAAAGTTTAATGTGACCGGTGTCGGATATACCACACAGGGAGACTTCGAACTCCAGGGGAAGAGGATCGAACCATTCTCCCATCCGGCATTGATGGAGACACTCAAAGCCGGAGCACTATGTAATGATGCTTATTTAAGAGAAGAAGGGGGGATAGATGGAGATCCCACTGAAGGGGCACTTCTTGTATCTGCCTCTAAGGCCGGAAAATTCTACATGCAAAGAGTTGACTCCGTACCTTTTGAATCCGAAGAAAGGTATATGGCAACGTTGCATCAGGATGAAGAAAGAAATAGCTGGATATATGTGAAAGGGTCTCCTGAAAAACTGATCGAACTTTCCAGCCACCAGTTCAATGGGAAAGAACTGGAACCAATTGATCCGGAAAAGTTCCTTGACGCTGCAGAGGACATGGCATCCGAGGGTCTTCGGGTAATCGCAACAGCTTACCGGAAGCTGGAACAAGGTAAGGATGAGATCGAGGATCGAGATACAAAAGACCTTATATTCCTCGGACTGCAGGGAATGATCGACCCTCCGAGGGAAGAAGTAAAAAGATCCATCTTCAAGTGCAATAATGCCGGGATCAGAGTGATAATGATAACGGGAGATCATATCCTGACAGGTCACACAATTGCCAGGCAACTCGGCATACGAACTGAGGGTGCCTTATCAGGAAGCGATATCCAGGGAATGGCGGATGAAGAGCTCACTGAAGCACTGAAAACAGTATCAGTCTTTGCAAGAACATCCCCTGAAGATAAATCAAGAATTGTAGGTCTCCTTAAGAACCAGGGAGAGGTCGTAGCAGTAACCGGTGATGGCATTAACGATGCACCGGCACTTGAAAATGCTGATATTGGTGTCGCCATGGGCAAGTCAGGTACAGAAGTTGCAAAGGATGCAGCTGATATGGTACTTGCAGATGATAATTTTGCATCCATTGTAAATGCTGTGGAAGAAGGAAGAAATGTCTACAGCAAGATACAGAAGGTAATACTCTGGACACTTCCTACAAATGCAGCAGAAGGATTAGCAGTACTGGCAGCTGTTATTCTTGGACTAAAGAATCCACCATTGCTTCCACTACACATCCTCTGGATCAATACGATCACTGCGCTGGGACTGGGAGTAACTATCACACTGGAACCGATGGAAAAGAAACTTCTGAACAGGCCACCGAGGCAACCAAAGGAGCCACTTCTTCTTCCAGTTATAAAGCAAAGGATCGTTACCGTAGCTTTATTAATGGTAACTGCTACATTTTTGCTATACTTCTTTGAAATTATGCAGAACGGTAGAGATAGCAACACTGCTCAGACAATAGCACTCAACACAATAGTCTTCTTCGAGATATTTTATCTCTTCAACTGCAAATCTATCTATGAAAATGTATTCAGAGAACTGTTTTCGAACAAGTTCATGCTGATGGGGATTGCACTGGTGCTGTCCCTACAGGTGTTCATTACATACAACCCTACAATGAATGCCATCCTTAAGACAAGTCCAATTGACCCCATGGACTGGATAGTAATAGGAATTACCGCAAGTTCGGTCTTCTTCCTGATAGAGCTGGAAAAATATGTAAAAAAGAAAAGGAAAATAAGTTAA
- a CDS encoding carboxymuconolactone decarboxylase family protein has product MRMLEEFFPEFTEKLDEIDKLYADTRTIDEKTYQFICFALSIKARSKPCVLKHFKGALEAGATVKELSYIFALTMREAAGADDCWTHDVIGDWKDILKGNVSCSCCGESES; this is encoded by the coding sequence ATGAGAATGTTAGAAGAATTCTTTCCGGAATTTACGGAAAAGCTGGATGAGATCGACAAATTGTATGCCGATACGAGAACTATTGATGAAAAGACATATCAGTTCATCTGCTTTGCTCTTTCCATCAAGGCAAGATCAAAACCCTGTGTACTCAAACATTTCAAAGGTGCTCTTGAGGCCGGAGCCACTGTCAAGGAACTATCTTACATCTTTGCCCTTACAATGAGAGAGGCGGCAGGCGCTGATGACTGCTGGACACATGATGTCATTGGTGATTGGAAGGATATCCTCAAAGGCAATGTTTCATGCAGTTGTTGTGGGGAATCTGAATCCTAA